A region from the Gavia stellata isolate bGavSte3 chromosome 12, bGavSte3.hap2, whole genome shotgun sequence genome encodes:
- the LOC132317908 gene encoding PHD finger protein 7-like: MERAPASTEQACMLCRRAEADPNICGRKLEKEGLWAHEYCLFFASKRFQQRVGKVGLTGFLPEDIRRAMKQAARKDCFVCGENGAAITCHKTGCKRSFHLPCAVEGGCVTQFLFQYRSFCWEHRPEQAVEAAPEENTTCLICLDPVGDRKSYGTMVCPACKHAWFHRGCIQGQAVRAGISCFQCPLCRDSDVFLSEMVTMGIRIPFSVPSWENSHGYEELYERHGRCDASECLCPGGREQAEEEGPWQLLLCCSCAAEGTHRRCAYSGNSTASWECNSCAGLGTDSSASSELTSPSTASHQAPSGSSCGSPPLQDSLRSSPPGPERVRDRSHLRRRAQTPYSRPRRRRESRHAPAPSAESRTPRQAALGPSHGSPAPDISSPSTASQLPSGSSSAFPALESGSCSSPPGPVRTRDRSRLRRRAQNPYSRPGRRHRTSRAPSPSAGPPPPPPAQ; this comes from the exons ATGGAGAGGGCCCCCGCCTCGACGGAGCAGG cgtGCATGCTGTGTCGCCGGGCAGAGGCTGACCCGAACATCTGTGGGCgcaaactggagaaggaagggctcTGGGCCCATGAGTATTGCTTG tttttcgcCAGCAAGCGTTTTCAGCAACGGGTCGGGAAAGTAGGACTCACGGGATTTCTCCCTGAGGATATTAGACGTGCAATGAAGCAGGCAGCGCGGAAG gACTGCTTCGTCTGTGGCGAGAACGGGGCCGCCATCACCTGCCACAAGACGGGCTGCAAGCgcagcttccatctcccctgtgccGTGGAGGGTGGATGTGTCACCCAGTTCCTTTTTCAGTACAg gtccttctgctgggagcaccgcccagagcaggcagtggaggcGGCTCCggaggagaacaccacctgcctcatctgcctggaccctgtgggggacagaAAGTCCTACGGCACCATGGTGTGCCCAGCGTGCAAACACGCCTGGTTCCACAGGGGCTGCATCCAG ggacaggctgtgcgcgctggcatttcttgcttccagtgCCCGCTCTGTAGAGATAGCGATGTATTTCTCTCGGAAATGGTCACCATGGGGATCCGAATCCCCTTCAG TGTGCCATCATGGGAGAACAGCCATGGGTACGAAGAGCTATATGAGAGGCACGGCCGCTGCGATGCCAGCGAGTGCCTTtgtccaggaggcagggagcaggcagaggaagaggg GCCCTGgcaactgctcctgtgctgctcctgtgctgccgaGGGCACCCACAGACGCTGCGCCTACTCGGGGAACAGCACGGCCAGCTGGGAGtgcaacagctgtgctggcctgggcaccg ACTCCAGTGCCAGCTCGGAGCtcaccagccccagcactgccagcca CCAGGCGCCATCGGGGTCGTCCTGTGGCTCCCCGCCACTTCAGGACAGCCTCCGCTCCAGCCCTCCTGGGCCAGAGCGGGTGCGAGACCGCTCCCACTTGCGACGTCGGGCCCAAACTCCCTACAGCCGGCCCAGAAGACGCCGTGAGAGCAGACATGCCCCGGCACCAAGCGCTGAGAGCAGGACCCCTCGCCAGGCTGCACTGGGGCCGTCCCACGGCTCCCCAGCACCCGAcatcagcagccccagcaccgccagccagctgccatcggggtcctcctctgccttcccagcgcTCGAGAgcggcagctgctccagcccccctgGGCCCGTGCGGACACGAGACCGCTCCCGCTTGCGGCGTCGGGCCCAAAATCCATACAGCCGGCCCGGGCGCCGCCACAGGACCAGCCGTGCACCATCCCCGAGTGCtggccctcctccccctccaccggcacaataa
- the LOC132317907 gene encoding PHD finger protein 7-like: MERAPASTEQACMLCRRAEADPNICGRKLEKEGLWAHEYCLFFASKRFQQRVGKVGLTGFLPEDIRRAMKQAARKDCFVCGENGAAITCHKTGCKRSFHLPCAVEGGCVTQFLFQYRSFCWEHRPEQAVEAAPEENTTCLICLDPVGDRKSYGTMVCPACKHAWFHRGCIQGQAVRAGISCFQCPLCRDSDVFLSEMVTMGIRIPFSVPSWENSHGYEELYERHGRCDASECLCPGGREQAEEEGPWQLLLCCSCAAEGTHRRCAYSGNSTASWECNSCAGLGTDSSASSELTSPSTASHQAPSGSSCGSPPLQDSLRSSPPGPERVRDRSHLRRRAQTPYSRPRRRRESRHAPAPSAESRTPRQAALGPSHGSPAPDIGSPSTASQLPSGSSSAFPALESGSCSSPPGPVRTRDRSRLRRRAQNPYSRPGRRHRTSRAPSPSAGPPPPPPAQ; this comes from the exons ATGGAGAGGGCCCCCGCCTCGACGGAGCAGG cgtGCATGCTGTGTCGCCGGGCAGAGGCTGACCCGAACATCTGTGGGCgcaaactggagaaggaagggctcTGGGCCCATGAGTATTGCTTG tttttcgcCAGCAAGCGTTTTCAGCAACGGGTCGGGAAAGTAGGACTCACGGGATTTCTCCCTGAGGATATTAGACGTGCAATGAAGCAGGCAGCGCGGAAG gACTGCTTCGTCTGTGGCGAGAACGGGGCCGCCATCACCTGCCACAAGACGGGCTGCAAGCgcagcttccatctcccctgtgccGTGGAGGGTGGATGTGTCACCCAGTTCCTTTTTCAGTACAg gtccttctgctgggagcaccgcccagagcaggcagtggaggcGGCTCCggaggagaacaccacctgcctcatctgcctggaccctgtgggggacagaAAGTCCTACGGCACCATGGTGTGCCCAGCGTGCAAACACGCCTGGTTCCACAGGGGCTGCATCCAG ggacaggctgtgcgcgctggcatttcttgcttccagtgCCCGCTCTGTAGAGATAGCGATGTATTTCTCTCGGAAATGGTCACCATGGGGATCCGAATCCCCTTCAG TGTGCCATCATGGGAGAACAGCCATGGGTACGAAGAGCTATATGAGAGGCACGGCCGCTGCGATGCCAGCGAGTGCCTTtgtccaggaggcagggagcaggcagaggaagaggg GCCCTGgcaactgctcctgtgctgctcctgtgctgccgaGGGCACCCACAGACGCTGCGCCTACTCGGGGAACAGCACGGCCAGCTGGGAGtgcaacagctgtgctggcctgggcaccg ACTCCAGTGCCAGCTCGGAGCtcaccagccccagcactgccagcca CCAGGCGCCATCGGGGTCGTCCTGTGGCTCCCCGCCACTTCAGGACAGCCTCCGCTCCAGCCCTCCTGGGCCAGAGCGGGTGCGAGACCGCTCCCACTTGCGACGTCGGGCCCAAACTCCCTACAGCCGGCCCAGAAGACGCCGTGAGAGCAGACATGCCCCGGCACCAAGCGCTGAGAGCAGGACCCCTCGCCAGGCTGCACTGGGGCCGTCCCACGGCTCCCCAGCACCCGACAtcggcagccccagcaccgccagccagctgccatcggggtcctcctctgccttcccagcgcTCGAGAgcggcagctgctccagcccccctgGGCCCGTGCGGACACGAGACCGCTCCCGCTTGCGGCGTCGGGCCCAAAATCCATACAGCCGGCCCGGGCGCCGCCACAGGACCAGCCGTGCACCATCCCCGAGTGCtggccctcctccccctccaccggcacaataa